From the Octadecabacter antarcticus 307 genome, one window contains:
- the ybeY gene encoding rRNA maturation RNase YbeY: MIVECVIEDDRWLGLATLADRAAFAALSGVGLEASAFEISMLACGDTRISALNADFRQKGAATNVLSWPSSERGADVDGDMPVQPQVPQDTQLGDIAISYDTIAREAAQSGTPLVDHVTHLIVHGTLHLLGFDHVRDLDGALMEGLETEILGKLDIRDPYL; encoded by the coding sequence GTGATTGTGGAGTGTGTGATTGAGGATGATCGCTGGCTCGGGCTTGCAACCTTGGCTGATCGCGCAGCGTTCGCGGCACTGTCGGGCGTCGGATTGGAGGCGTCGGCGTTTGAGATCAGCATGCTGGCGTGTGGCGACACCCGCATCAGCGCGCTGAACGCTGATTTTCGGCAAAAAGGCGCGGCGACCAATGTGTTGTCATGGCCGTCCAGCGAACGCGGCGCAGATGTTGACGGGGACATGCCGGTGCAGCCGCAGGTGCCGCAAGATACACAATTGGGTGATATCGCGATTTCTTATGACACAATCGCGCGGGAAGCCGCCCAGTCCGGCACGCCGTTGGTGGACCATGTGACGCATCTTATTGTGCACGGAACCCTTCATTTGTTGGGGTTTGACCACGTTCGTGATCTTGATGGTGCATTAATGGAAGGGTTGGAGACAGAAATCCTTGGTAAACTGGACATCCGTGACCCATATTTGTAA
- a CDS encoding PhoH family protein yields the protein MATTTTPPTAYELDAAPVVLDFSDNFLLIDLCGEHDRNLADVELKLGVQIVRRGNHLSIHGDLEATKEAGEVLTALYERLEAGRAVEPGDIDREVRMGASEKGTGTPVGDQMDLGVGDRIEIKTRKKMVEPRTAAQKVYVQSLFKNELAFGIGPAGTGKTYLAVAVGVNLFIGGHVDKIILSRPAVEAGEKLGYLPGDMKDKVDPYMQPLYDALDDFLPKKQIEKLIEEKKIEIAPLAFMRGRTLSHAFVVLDEAQNATTMQMKMFLTRLGEGSRMVITGDRTQIDLPRGVTSGLRDAERLLSHIPKIDFNYFTSKDVVRHPLVAAIIEAYEADEPAT from the coding sequence TTGGCCACCACGACAACACCCCCGACCGCATACGAACTGGACGCAGCACCTGTGGTGCTCGATTTTTCGGATAATTTTCTTTTGATCGACCTGTGCGGAGAGCATGACCGCAACCTTGCCGACGTAGAATTGAAGCTTGGCGTGCAGATTGTGCGGCGGGGAAATCATCTGTCCATTCACGGTGACCTCGAAGCGACCAAAGAGGCGGGTGAGGTTTTGACGGCGTTGTATGAACGCCTTGAAGCGGGCCGCGCGGTCGAGCCCGGTGATATCGACCGAGAGGTCCGCATGGGCGCCTCCGAAAAGGGGACGGGCACGCCTGTCGGGGATCAGATGGATCTTGGTGTTGGCGATCGTATTGAGATCAAAACCCGCAAGAAGATGGTTGAGCCGCGCACCGCTGCGCAAAAGGTATATGTGCAATCGTTGTTCAAAAACGAACTGGCGTTCGGGATTGGCCCAGCCGGTACGGGCAAGACCTATCTGGCAGTCGCCGTCGGAGTGAACCTGTTCATTGGCGGGCATGTGGACAAGATTATCCTGTCGCGTCCAGCGGTTGAGGCGGGCGAAAAGCTTGGGTATTTGCCCGGTGATATGAAAGACAAAGTCGATCCGTATATGCAGCCGCTGTATGATGCGCTGGATGATTTTCTGCCGAAAAAGCAGATCGAAAAGCTGATCGAGGAAAAGAAGATCGAAATTGCGCCGCTGGCCTTTATGCGGGGTCGCACATTAAGCCACGCGTTTGTGGTGCTGGACGAGGCGCAGAACGCGACGACGATGCAAATGAAAATGTTCCTGACCCGTCTGGGCGAGGGGTCGCGCATGGTCATCACTGGCGATCGCACGCAGATAGATTTGCCGCGCGGCGTCACGTCTGGCCTTCGCGATGCTGAACGGTTGTTGTCGCATATCCCGAAGATTGATTTCAATTACTTCACGTCCAAGGACGTGGTGCGTCATCCGCTCGTGGCAGCGATTATCGAAGCCTATGAAGCGGATGAACCTGCGACGTGA
- a CDS encoding OmpA family protein encodes MDKTVLTGLAAAFAGALMMATPASAQQTITGQSYEPTIWVDPDGCTHWVMDDGAEGYMSPRRNRDGSPICMRSQICGVIPTDTLFANDEDRIANSDKQRLMAFFQQADAFGFLIYGHTDSNASDEYNIDLSNRRASMVAGVAQDAGTRVVDIRGFGERRPAATNATQDGRAQNRRVEVYCIR; translated from the coding sequence ATGGACAAAACAGTGCTGACGGGGCTTGCCGCCGCGTTCGCAGGCGCGCTGATGATGGCGACACCTGCATCTGCACAACAGACAATCACCGGCCAAAGCTATGAGCCGACCATTTGGGTTGACCCTGATGGGTGTACCCACTGGGTGATGGATGATGGTGCCGAGGGCTACATGTCGCCGCGCCGTAATCGTGATGGATCGCCGATATGTATGCGCAGCCAGATTTGTGGTGTGATCCCGACGGACACGTTGTTCGCGAACGATGAGGATCGGATTGCGAATTCTGATAAACAGCGTTTGATGGCATTTTTCCAGCAAGCGGATGCATTCGGGTTCCTGATTTATGGGCACACGGACAGCAACGCGTCTGACGAATACAATATTGACCTGTCCAACCGCCGCGCCAGCATGGTCGCAGGGGTTGCACAGGATGCAGGCACACGGGTCGTTGATATCCGTGGTTTTGGTGAACGTCGTCCGGCCGCAACCAACGCCACCCAAGATGGCCGTGCGCAAAACCGTCGCGTTGAAGTTTATTGCATTCGTTAA